A region of the Chrysiogenia bacterium genome:
CAACACTTTTCAAACAAATGTACGACACAAGACCACGAGCCACACGCTTTGGTCCCTTCCGTGGCCCATAAAACCGGCAAGCTGGAAGTGTGTGGGCGCGCAACCCCGCACACTCACCGGAGAGTGCCACGGAATGCATTTTCGGGGGGGAAAAGTGGCGGAGCGGACGGGACTCGAAATCGGGCACTACCAGGGCCCTTGAGCGCCCCTGAGAGGCACTGAGCCCCCTTCTCAGCTCCGAAGTTCAAGAAGGAACTAGCGGCTGTCAGAACGCTTTCTGGCCGTTCAGAGCCCCCACCAGTGCAGGGACTTGCCCGATTCCCGGTTCACGTGCCCACCACTGAAGCCCCAGCAATTTTCGCGCTTGAGGCGGCGTTCTTTCGCTCAATTTGTGAAGATTCAGGGTCTTGCCGATCCGAAAAGATCCGACTTGCCCAAAGTGGATGTACTCTTCAAGTTCAGCAGGAAGGATTGCGAAAACTGCGCACTGGACCGTGCAAGTGGCCCGGCGCCAGGCTCATCAATGAGCTGGCGAATCATCGCGGCATTGCGACCCGA
Encoded here:
- a CDS encoding FAD-binding oxidoreductase → MQRARIAVIGGGPAGVATAWALSRRGENGLLILEKVEFANTHSSGRNAAMIRQLIDEPGAGPLARSSAQFSQSFLLNLKSTSTLGKSDLFGSARP